The Sebastes fasciatus isolate fSebFas1 chromosome 13, fSebFas1.pri, whole genome shotgun sequence genome includes a region encoding these proteins:
- the atp5mf gene encoding ATP synthase F(0) complex subunit f, mitochondrial — protein MADRPVPVIEKRLMDVKLGELGTWMVGRDFTPNGLLSAVRRGHDRYYNKYINVKKGGIGGVAMLLVGYVALSYMWEYDHLKHDRWRKYH, from the exons ATGGCGGACAGACCAG TTCCCGTGATTGAGAAGCGACTGATGGACGTGAAACTGGGTGAGCTGGGAACCTGGATGGTAGGCCGAGACTTCACTCCCAATGGCCTCCTCTCAGCCGTCCGCAGGG GCCACGACAGATACTACAACAAGTACATTAACGTGAAGAAGGGAGGCATCGGTGGTGTAGCTATGCTGCTGGTTGGCTACGTGGCATTGAGCTACATGTGGGAATACGACCACCTCA AACATGATCGCTGGAGGAAGTACCACTAA